From one Staphylococcus kloosii genomic stretch:
- the mobB gene encoding molybdopterin-guanine dinucleotide biosynthesis protein B gives MILQIVGYKDSGKTTLMSYTIKLLKSFDLKVATIKNHGHGGEITLQDSNVDHMKHFSAGADQSIVQGENYRQTVTNVAKQNLKELIAESVTIDSDIILVEGFKEAPYDKVIVYQNQADYHKLTQLSNVQYHINLREEHAYKQYESWLLTLLRTKGLIE, from the coding sequence ATGATTTTGCAAATTGTCGGTTATAAAGATTCGGGTAAAACAACATTGATGAGCTATACAATTAAACTGTTAAAATCCTTTGATTTAAAAGTTGCTACAATTAAAAATCATGGTCATGGTGGTGAAATAACGCTACAAGATAGCAATGTCGACCATATGAAACATTTTTCTGCTGGCGCTGATCAAAGCATTGTTCAAGGAGAAAATTATCGTCAAACAGTAACTAATGTAGCAAAACAAAATCTTAAGGAACTCATTGCTGAATCTGTTACAATAGACAGTGACATAATCTTAGTAGAAGGTTTTAAAGAAGCTCCGTATGATAAAGTTATCGTCTATCAAAACCAAGCAGATTATCATAAGTTAACACAATTATCTAACGTGCAATATCATATTAATTTAAGGGAAGAACATGCTTATAAACAATATGAAAGTTGGTTACTTACTTTGCTACGTACAAAAGGACTGATTGAATGA